The Anaerolineales bacterium DNA segment TCAATGTTCCGGTTGCGGTTCCGCTGGACGGAGTGGCCGACGCCAGCGGATCGTATTCGTAGGCGCCGACGTCGCATCCGTCGCCCGCCGGCCGGGCGACGCCGCGCTGATCTTCGGCCGGGCAGGCTCCTACGGCCGCATCCATCGCCGGGCTTCCCGCCATCAGCGGATGCACGAACGTTCCGCCGATCTCCGTCAGCGGACCCAGCCGGAGGCTTGTGCTGTCAAGGTCGGGCCGGCAGGCAAGGTCGAATCCGAGGTGGTTAAATTCCCCCGTCGGATGGGTGTAGCAATCCCCCAGGACGGACCGGTTGGAAACGACGATGTTATTGGCGGAGGTCATCCGCGCGCCTCCGCCGGCGTAGATCCCCGCTTGGCCTTCATTGAACACCACGGTGGAGAAGGACAGGGAAACCGCCGTGGACGCGGCGGTAATCCCGTTGGCCGCGTTGCTGCTGACGGTGAGGTTGGTCGCTTCCAGGCTTCCCTCCTGGAGGTTGATTCCGTCGTTTCGGTTTCGGGCGATCGCCACCCGTTCGAAAATCGTCTCCGGCAGGAGGGAATCGGCCGGGTCGCCGTACTGCCAGAATCCGAAATCGCCGTTGTCCAAGATCTGCGCGTCCATCAGCCGCAGGCTCCCCTCCCGGAGGAGTACGCCGTAGGAGGTGTTGCCGTTAACTGCGACCCGTTGGGCGGTGGCCGTGCCGCTGTCGATTGTCATGCCGGCCCGATTGCCTGTCACCCGGCTGTTATTCATCGTCAGCCGCCCGCCTTCCAGGTAAACGCCGTCGCCGGCGTTGGATTCGAAGACGGCCCCGTTGACGGCGGCGTTTCCGCTGCCGCGGACGACCAATCCGTTGCGGTTGCCCGTGACCTCCACATCCCGCAGGGCAAGCCCCCCGGCGGAGACCTCGATTCCCGGATTGGGGTGATTCCGCACCGACGAATCCTCGGCCTCCACATCGCCGCCGGCGACCGTCAATCCGCGCGCGTTGCGCTCGATCCGGACCGCGTTCAACGACGCCGATCCGCTACGGATTGCGACGCCCGTCTCATGGTTGGCGTCGAAGACTGTCCCGTTGATTTCCGCGTTCCCTGCTTCAAGCAGGAAACCGTCCCACTGATTGCCCCCGACGGACCCTGCGGACAGAACCAGGGATCCTGCGCTCTGCTCAACCCCGGTTCCGGCGTTGTCGCGGAGAACCACATCCGTAAGGGCGGCGTCTCCCCGGTTAAGAAAACCGTAGGTCCCGAACGTGCCGCCGGTATTGTTGCGGATATCCACTCCGCGGATGTCCGCCGTGCCGGAGTTGAAGATGCCGGTGTCATTTCCGGTCACGGATCCGCCGTTGAAATACAGCGTTCCCAGATTGTAGACGGCGGTTCCCCGGTTTCCACGGATGGAAACTCCCGCCAGCAGTGCCGTTCCGCCGGAATTTATCATAAGCCCGTGGGCGGTCGACCGCTCCAAGGGCGCGGACAGACCTTCGATCTGAAGGTTAAATAATTCGGCCCGGATGTTCTCGGCGACTATGACGTTCGGCGCTGTGGGTGAGGGGGAGGCCGGTTTCACAATCCTGGCGGTGGAAGAGGGTTGGCCGGCCAGAATGAGGTCCTTGGGGATGGTAAAGGAACCGTCGTATGCCCCCGGGGAGATGCGGATCTCGCTCCGCCATTCCGCCTTTTCGATCGCGCCCGGGATCGTCCGGCATGCCGCAGCCGCAGTCAGGCAGTCGTTATCGTCGTTGCCCGACAAGGCGACGTACAATGTCGGACCGGAAGGCAACTCGGTGCCTTCCAGCGGAGGAAGGGGATCCAGGCCGCCGCGATCAATGACCGGAACCGAACCCGATTCAAGGATTTCGCGGATCGTATCCAGCGGGGCGCAGGCAAGGATCAAACCAAGCGCCAGGATGAAAACACTGCGGGGGATGCTGTGTTTTTTCATCGAGAACCTCTAAATTCCGGTTCCACCATACCGACCATATAGAATCCATTACCGGCTTTTAGTGGAACAGCGGCCATCCTTTAGCAAGGAAGGTTCGGCTTTGATGAGCGCTTCTGTCGTGGCTTATTGGCAGAACAGAGAGGCTCACCTATCCATCATGTATATTGGATAATATATACCCATAATGTCTAATAAATAATAAGACTTGTATTAAAGCCTCAGAATGGCTGTTTGTATTTGCTCAGCCTGATGTAAGGATTGGAAAAATCGCCGAAAAACACGCCCCATTTTTCTCCCCTCATCCCATCCTCCCGTCACTGTCCCGCGCTCCGCGCGGGACAGTGACGGGAGGCATTCTCCCAGCCCATCTCTCGAGATTGATGGCTTTGAATAATTACATTTTTTTTCCGCTGTTGTGGGGCTGGGAAGCCGTTCCCGGCGCAATTCCGGGCAAGGTGTCCGAAGGGCGGATGAGGGGTAATCTGAGCAGATACGAAGATCGAAAGCTTTCCGAAGATTTCCTGGGCGGTCAGCGAGTAGGCGAATAGACCTATCAGCAGTAGATCGGAACGCGGAAGCGCGATCAGACAGTACCCCATTCAGCGCTTGGAACGTGCTTTGGAAAGGATTAATCTGTCGTCAATGGATTGCGGAGGAAGAATTCCCACATCACGGCTGTGGCGTCGATGTCCAGCGTCGTGCGCCCCGCGATCCATTCCGGCAGCGGCTCGCCGCCCGGCCAGGTATGCCCGCCGCCGACGACGGTGTAGAAGATCACTTCGGCCCCGCCGCGGCACCCGCCGTAGCGGATGCCGCTGACCTCGCCGGCGGCCGGCAGGGATTCGGGCGCGTCGAAGCAGCCGTTCCTTGCCGCCCAGCCCGCCGCCCAGTCCGCCACCGGCGAAAACGCGTAAGGCGATCCGCCCGATTTCCCGCCGGCGAAGGGCACGATCGGATCCGCCGTGCCGTGGAAGGCGATCACCGGCACGGCCCGCCCCGGACGGCATTCCTCCGGCGGAACCACGTACGCGCCGGCGACGCCGCCGACCGCGGCGATCCTGTCAGAAAGCAGGCATGCCAGCGCCTCCGACATCCCTCCCCCGTTGGAAAGTCCGTTGGCGTAGATCCGCGCCGGATCGAGGTTGTATTCCGCCGAGAGCGTGTCGATCAGCGCGGAGATAAACTCCACGTCGACGGCCGTGACCTCCGTTCCGGCTTGGTCGCGCAGGATCCGCCA contains these protein-coding regions:
- a CDS encoding right-handed parallel beta-helix repeat-containing protein encodes the protein MKKHSIPRSVFILALGLILACAPLDTIREILESGSVPVIDRGGLDPLPPLEGTELPSGPTLYVALSGNDDNDCLTAAAACRTIPGAIEKAEWRSEIRISPGAYDGSFTIPKDLILAGQPSSTARIVKPASPSPTAPNVIVAENIRAELFNLQIEGLSAPLERSTAHGLMINSGGTALLAGVSIRGNRGTAVYNLGTLYFNGGSVTGNDTGIFNSGTADIRGVDIRNNTGGTFGTYGFLNRGDAALTDVVLRDNAGTGVEQSAGSLVLSAGSVGGNQWDGFLLEAGNAEINGTVFDANHETGVAIRSGSASLNAVRIERNARGLTVAGGDVEAEDSSVRNHPNPGIEVSAGGLALRDVEVTGNRNGLVVRGSGNAAVNGAVFESNAGDGVYLEGGRLTMNNSRVTGNRAGMTIDSGTATAQRVAVNGNTSYGVLLREGSLRLMDAQILDNGDFGFWQYGDPADSLLPETIFERVAIARNRNDGINLQEGSLEATNLTVSSNAANGITAASTAVSLSFSTVVFNEGQAGIYAGGGARMTSANNIVVSNRSVLGDCYTHPTGEFNHLGFDLACRPDLDSTSLRLGPLTEIGGTFVHPLMAGSPAMDAAVGACPAEDQRGVARPAGDGCDVGAYEYDPLASATPSSGTATGTLIVTANCRIGPGTAYDIFTVLQEGSVVNLEGRNDRMPRWWWILVPAGAAHCWLSDEVLAVEGSAADLPVVEAPPLPAPEPFQPNA